TTGAGGTGTCAGTGACTTCACAGGGattgaggtcacacagcaggaagaacTCCCAGCATGTCTCCAGACTAGTTGTTCAGAGGAGTCAAGTTATAGGCTCAGTCTCTTTCCTACACTGCTTTGTGGAATCACCCGTGCACCTCCTTAAATGTAGTCCTGCTGGCTCTGGCAGCATCCTGGGTTGGGAGGAGGTGTGAAGGGGTGGAGAGACATTATTGTCCTTCAGAAGaaagatctctttctctctcaggcTTCAGGGAacgtgtgtttgtgtctgtggcTCCTTGAACGCCAAACAGATTTGTAAGAAGCACTCCCCTAACTTGAAACCTGTGGATGAAGAAAGAGGCACGGTTATGAAATTGACTGCTGGCTGGGttcatattgttttgttttggtaggAGCTGGGGTTTGAATACCAGCCTGGAGGCAGATGGGGCTTTTGTGCTGTGAGGCCAGCCCAGGTTAACCCTTTCCTGCTGTTCTCTCCTTGCAGCTCTCTGAGCTCCTCCTCATCGCCCCTTCCACCCACCAGACTTCAGATCTGACTCCAGACCTGCCAGCTGCCTTGGGaggccctgcctcccttcccctcgggCAAGATGCCCATCCTCAAGCAGCTGGTGTCCAGCTCCATGCACTCCAAGCGCCGCTCCCGCGTGGACCTCACAGCGGAGATGATCAGTGCCCCGCTGGGCGACTTCCGCCACACCATGCATGTGGGCCGGGCGGGGGATGCCTTTGGAGATACCTCCTTCCTCAACAACAAGGCTGGTGAGCTGGATGGTGAGTCCCTGGATGAGCATGCATCCTCCTCTTCGTCCAAACGCAGCCTCCTGTCCCGGAAGTTTCGGGGCAGCAAGCGTTCACAGTCTGTGACCAGGGGGGACCGGGAGCAGAGGGACATGCTGGGCTCACTGCGGGACTCAGCCCTGTTTGTCAAGAATGCCATGTCCCTGCCCCAGCTGAATGAGAAGGAGGCTGCCGAAAAGGGCTCCAGCAAGCTGCCCAAGAGCCTGTCGTCCAGCCCTGTGAAGAAGGGGAATGGCGGGGAGGGTGAACAGGAGGCGACTCATGAGGAGGAGGTGCCACGGCGGAACGGGGCCACTGGCCCGCACTCCCCTGACCTCCTCCTGGAGGAGAAGGCCTTTGGGGACCTGACGGACCTGCCCGTCATGCCCAAGGCCGGCTTCGGGCTGAAGCACGCAGAGTCCATCATGTCCTTCCACATTGACCTGGGCCCCTCCATGCTGGGCGACGTCCTGAGCATCATGGACAAGGAGGAGTGGGAACCAGAGGAGGAGGGTGGTGGTTACCACAGCGACGATGACCTGGGCTGTCTTCTCAAGGCTCCCCCTTCTGTGTCGGGGGCCCTTCCCCGAGCCAGGCAGGAAGGCAAAGCTGGCCAGGACtcacccccactgccccaggcTCAGCAGGACGAGGGGTGGGCGGCGGCGGCCCCCAGCCCCGGCTCAGCCCGCAGCGTGGGCAGCCACACCACACGGGACAGCAGCTCCCTGTCCAGCTGCACCTCCAGTGTCCTGGAAGAGCGCAGCCCTGCCTTCCGGGGGCCAGACAGGGCCCGGGCCACTCTCCCCAGGCACCCCGACAAGGAGTTCTCCTTcatggatgaggaggaggaggacgagaTCAGAGTGTGAGGCAGGAGGAGGTAGGGCTCCACGTTCTTGGCTtcatctccctgcccccagcccaccaccaccttcccctccctgttCAGGGGCAGCCAAGAGCCTGGCTTCTGCCACAGACCCTGGACCTCATGGATGAGGGGAGTTGGCTAAGCCTGGGGGCCCGTGGAGGACTTGAGGAGCTGGCCTGGGTGCCAACTGGCTGCCTGACTTTGTGGCACAGCCTGGCCTCCCTGAGCTCTGTAGGACAGGGCTATGTTCTTACAGCAG
This window of the Desmodus rotundus isolate HL8 chromosome 9, HLdesRot8A.1, whole genome shotgun sequence genome carries:
- the CDC42EP4 gene encoding cdc42 effector protein 4 encodes the protein MPILKQLVSSSMHSKRRSRVDLTAEMISAPLGDFRHTMHVGRAGDAFGDTSFLNNKAGELDGESLDEHASSSSSKRSLLSRKFRGSKRSQSVTRGDREQRDMLGSLRDSALFVKNAMSLPQLNEKEAAEKGSSKLPKSLSSSPVKKGNGGEGEQEATHEEEVPRRNGATGPHSPDLLLEEKAFGDLTDLPVMPKAGFGLKHAESIMSFHIDLGPSMLGDVLSIMDKEEWEPEEEGGGYHSDDDLGCLLKAPPSVSGALPRARQEGKAGQDSPPLPQAQQDEGWAAAAPSPGSARSVGSHTTRDSSSLSSCTSSVLEERSPAFRGPDRARATLPRHPDKEFSFMDEEEEDEIRV